Genomic window (Nymphaea colorata isolate Beijing-Zhang1983 chromosome 1, ASM883128v2, whole genome shotgun sequence):
ACTACCAATGATTTTGAATTGTATTGCATGTACTGAACATTTTACATGaaagtaaatcattcaatacaTTAACAGCTGGTGTTGGGGTGGGCATCTAGTGGGGTACCCAACCTAGCTGAGGCCCGAGCTCTAAAATTATGCACTGGGCCAGCCcaataacttatttttttaataatatatatatatatatatatatatatatatatatatatatatatatatatatatatatatatatatatatatatatatatatatatatatatatatatagttatagttataattaattatatttatctattaaattatgttaaaatattttttaattagattGTGCCAAATCTCGGTCTCGGGTTTTGGGCAATCTGGCTGAGCCCGAGTTGTAGTCACGAGCTGCGGCCCAGCCTGAGACCAACGACTTATTGACTTGGGCGAGGCTTGGCTGGCATAACTTGATGCCCTAGTTGGGTGACCATTGCCACAAACATGTCAATATATAAGTTTCTTTTCTACTTACTACTTGCTATATGAAAAGGTAATGAGTTACCTTTACACATGTGACAACTAGAATGCCTATTAGCTTTCATTTCCTCACTAAGGCTACTATGAGAAATGACGATTTTGTAGACAAGCTTTTTAACAAATAGCTTCCATGATGACCTAACCAATAATGTCAAAGGCTCTACTTATTCCACTAAGAGACATAAGAACACAACTGCATAACACCAGAGTTTCGTTATGAAAGATGGTTGGGATCTTCTtaaaatgcatatatattgtATTGTCATATCCCTTCTGTGATATCTTGTTTGTGTGTGAGTCCTTGACCTACACAGGCAAAGGAGTGAATTTAATTTGAAGTGTAATTATCATCAATTCGTTTGAAAATCAaaacagtatttttttttatatgaggAACATGAAGGAAATTAGAGTATGAGATTAGAGGGGAATATAGGAATGGCATATTTTCTAATATGAGTGACAAGGCGTGTGATCAGTTCCATCACAAATGACTACACAACTCTTACTAATGTAAAGGTTGACTGTTTACCTGCATCACCTATGATATAGGTTGTTGTCCCATGATGAGCAAATTACTTCCCATGATCGTTCTATCTCATATTCAACTCAACAAGAGCAAACAGCGGGCAGCAACTTTCTTTGTTGGCATTATTTGCATTAGACAGAAACTTCTTGACTTGTAAAGAAATGACTATCCTATTACATTCAAAGCCTAGCTCTTCATATATGGGAGAGCAGGTAGCAAAAAAATGACGATCATATTTTCTTCATTGCCTAATACACTCAAGAATACACTCAAGTCATGTTGCACCAAATCATTGTTAGCGATTGCACATCCTGCAATATGTAACCTGGTCTATAATCGCCCTCATCTGGTAACTGATAAGTATAGCATTTTCCTAAGAATCTAATACTCCCTCTTAAAGAATGTAATGAACACCTGAAAAAAATGAGGATGTGACAGAATTAACTTCTTCCAAAGTTGTATGGTAGATCAGTCATCTAGTATCAATGCAAGGACATCGTAAGATAGTGTGGAGGTAATGTATGCAGCAACTGATTGATCTTTCTTTTGCTAGTTAAGATATTCAGGATTTTGACATATCTAACAGATGTcccccattttttatttttttccttacaaGTGACAATCTTTGGTAGGATTGAATTCTTCTTTCCTTGAGGCCAAGGGTACCTTTATTCCTTATAAAAGAAATACATACTTTTTCTAACTCAAATGAAATTCAATTTTCTGAAATGGCTACATTTGGAGGAGATGCCACATTGAGAGAGAAAACCAAAGAGAATCTGAAGCatcaagaaaattgaaatttgaaagcatGAGTGATGTAGAGCCAATCAGATCTAATTGGATTGGATCCATTTAGTTGGATTCATTTAGTTGCTCTCATTTGTTAATTATTGAGTTTAGACCTTTCTAACTGTCATCTTGTTGAATTTTCTAttatggatctaagatccatttGTTAGGTGGCCCTATTTAAGGACATGATTTATTCATTTGAGATTAGTGAAGCAGATGCAAATTGTCACCTTTGGCTGTTTGGGTCGGTAGCGATGTCACTAGCTGTTCTTTGTCTCCCATGTAGCACTACCCAACTGTGTCTCCCATGTAGCACTAACCAACTGAGAGATGTTACTATTCAATCCCTTTCTGTTTGTATGGAAGCCTTACACTAGGACCCACCAGAGTAATATTTTTGCCAGTGGCTCCCCTCCCATTCATGGTGAAGGGCAGCAAGGAATGACCCGCAAGGGCAGTACTCCTACCGGTTGCCACCTTGGGGGTGATGGCTTTCAAGGGTGCAATGCTTTTATTACCGAATCGGAAGAAGTCGTAGAGCTGTGCTTGACCACTATGTTTAGCAAGTTTGTTTCCTTGGCAGAAAGGGCACGAGTATCAATAGGCTCCACTAGGGAGTCAACCTGAGAGTAGTTTAGGACTGATTTGGGCATCTAAAATATGGGTTTTGGGGTTTTTAAAGTAGTTTTGAGTCCACCTATTCAGTCCAAACCTAGCGCCTTTAGCTTCTGACTTAGGTTCACTCCTGGGTCCAATTCCAAGCTTgtttttggtttgaaatattgatcCCAGAACATTCCAAACTCAAATTGAATGTGCATGGTGCCTTGAGTTGATTTTGGGTCGGTCCAAACCAGATTCCTCACATGTGGACCTTAGATTGATGAACCTTGCCCTTAATCCCCAAAGCTCGGTCCATAATCCTCCTACCTatcctaatttggatccaatgtCTACTTTAGGTGATGTCCCAAATCAGGTCCGAACCGGATCCAAATTAAAATGCCAATCCAAACCTTTGATCTAGCTACACAATGTAAACACATATTCAAACCTTCAATCTACCTAAACCTTGAATTTTATTCCAAACCAAAACCCAAACCTACATTCCACTCCTTACCCAGATGCCCCATCCCAGCCTAGTCTACATCTAGGCCAAACCAAACTCCAAATGTCCATCCCTCACCACCCACTAAACCCAACACCTCATACTGAGTAGGACCATCTCAAGCCACCCATGCTGACCCGTATTTTGTGGGATTTGTAGGGGAAAGCCTTAGGAGCATAGGTACCATATAACTCAAGCACGCCTACAAGTTAGGATTGATGGTCAACAATTACAACAGAATACCGACCAAGGAGACAAGTAAATTGAATTTTGTCAAAAGGACATATAGGGAGTGCCTCGAGTTTTGCTAGAGGACCCAACCTGCCTCAAAATACACTACTGAATGACACTACATGCCATTATGCATTAGGATTGTGGAGATTGAGAGCTAACAagtcaccaaatatattttttttatatattcacttctttattttttatgtttttaattgtATTACGGTAAAGACGATAGAGAAGATCAATAGCTCTCCCTGAAAATAATGCAAGAGTCTCATACATTAAAGGGTGAGGGCTCTCACCGCCCTAAGTAGAGTTATTTCAACCTTTGTTAGAAAGCTCCTTAAAGCTGGAACACTCTTAACTCAGAGCCCACCTCTAAAACCGTCATCCAATAGTGGTGAAAATAGTCCTAATTTTAGTACTCGATCCAACTCTCATTCTATTGACACTTCTATCCATTATTTTAGGTGTCAAGCATTGAGCTACATTCACTCAGACTGTTCTAAGGTGGTCAAGCAAACTGTCATTGTCGAACCTGATGAAGCCCTTAAACTTGAGTAAGAGGATGCCTAAAGTAAGTTGAAAATTTACTCAAAATAATGATGAGAAGGTTTTCATCTATGATGGGAATGCTGTATTTAAATTGTTGTATTTGCTCCATGTTTTAGCAAACCTGAAAACCTCAACTTACCACAAGTGGTTACCAAATAACATTTTGAGAACAAAATATCACTAcaaaggctctgataccatgttagatcTTGATGTTCGAAACTGTTCTAAccaggaagaaagaaaacattagAGAAGAGGACATTACCAACAGTAAAACAGGAGAACAGTAGCCACATTTTTCTGGAGTGTGCTAAGTCTTTCTATTGACATATCTTACACCGATTTAAGAGTGTACGATAAGTACATAGCCAGACTGTACATACGCATGATAACGCCCAAAATCTGAAGCCGGTCCATAAAAAAAACACTATGCTTTTCAAAAGGTATTAATGTACGACACCACCTAATGCCACTGAATTTAATGGACTCGATGTAGCTGTACAGGCGCTGCTCTACATATAGTCCAAGCAAGAGAACCAAATAAACtaacaagaaaatgaacataCCACAGCTAATCAAACACTGCAAAGGAATTCCTTGATCTGTCTGTGAAAGAGTGAAGATTCAGCCTATATTAGCTGgagaaaaataatcaacttgTGCATGCCTCAACGGTATCCCACTGTGAGTTCAGATTTGGCCGATTATATAGCTTTTCTTCTTATGATAGGGCTTGCTGTATGGCAGACAAGTCCTTATCCAGGTTTATAGTTAAACCTATTCTTTTAGTGAAGAGAAGAATTTTAACTGGAATTGGAACTGGAGCTCCAAAACCATCCCTTAAAATTTCTTTAGAAAACACACACTCCTTAAATTGTTAGATTTGCAGGGATGAAAACCGGACACTAGGTAAGCTGCAATTATGGGTCACGTACCAGATCTAGGCTCCAGTGTCCATTTCTTCaaactgaaaatgaaattaCATCTCTTTAATCCGCCGAAACTAAAATCATGTTCTGAAAATTTGCCACCATCTACTTAATGACGACAGAAATGGTCAGCTACAGATAAAACTCATTGGGAGAAGAAATCGATAAAGTATTTTTATTCATAATCAGCTCAACTTCTGGGGATAACTTATACCAAAAGCGTACTTGAATGCAATCAACTATCTCAAAGGATAAAAATTATAGACCTTTGCATGTGATATACAATCTATCATAGGATGTAATTTCTCACAGGAAATGGAACAAACTGGAGTCTCAAGAGGCGTTTCAAGGCACCGTTTACAGAGCTGAACTGCACGCTCAAGACCCACCACTAACTAGAGATTAGTATGTCAGTACTTTTCTAGTTTTTATGCAAACTTCGTCATATATAGGTGCCAGAGACCCTGCAATCTGAATATTCGCAGGCATTCATATCACGAAACTGCATTCGTGTAATAAATACTGCCACATTTGTCGGCTCTAGCTGAAGTTAGGCAAACGATACAAACTGAAAAAAGGACAATTATGAGATCCAACCATCGGCAGCACAATAGGGATTCCTGTATAGAATCAGAAGCGACTAACAATCAAATGTAAACATGCATCTAGAAACATAATCATAGGAACTCCAGCAGGTGCTGACGGATCAGGTTAGAAATCTTATAAATGAAGGATTACGTACGGTAGCCAATTTAAAATAGCTAGAACCTCTAAACTTGATCAAGGTCTTCTAATCTGAAGTATATCACAGTCTGATGGTACATTTATTCAAATAAAGATAAGGTGACATCAAAGAGTTTTATTGAGAGTGATCCTTCTAGAACCTTCAATCATATGATATATACGAGATTCTAAAGATTTGTcgagagaacaaaaaatttacGGGATACCATGTGTCATTTCCATGTTGTAATAACAATTTTAAACTTTCTGCATGGACACTTCCTTTTAACACCCCGCTGTCGTATACTCGTGATActaaacaataacaaaatctAATTCTGtaaagagacaaaaaaagaaaatatagtaAAGCAACAAACCTGTCAAGGATCAACTATTTCCAGATGGAATTTCAGATGAAGAATACCATATTGTCATTAACATCTAGAATAAGGATATTTATGATCTACACTTAAGCACATGACGAGGGAAAAAAGCACACGTCATTAACAATTTTGAGACAATTTTGAAAAGACCATGCAAATCTAAATTATACAGGAAGATAGAACCCTATGGATTCAAAAAATAGGAAGCGAGGAGGcttgataaggaaaaaaatgcaagCTCTAAGGTAGATACTGCAACACAGACAAGTACTGTGTGCCAAGAAGCTTGAATTaataaaactaagaaatttGAGTAAGCACTGAAATTAACAAgccaattttgattttgatagaCTCCAATTGGTCCAGAGGTAAATTAAGGATGACTTCAAACTTCATACTGCCTCAAGATTAATTATCAAATAACTAAACTATAGTTTTTTCACTCATGTTGAGATATAACAGGACATCTCTATGTATGAACTTAGATGCTAGCAGTTAAGGACATTACAGTACGACGACTCGTTTCCTGCACCAATATGACAGTCACAAGATTAACACCACTCTCGGTgacaaggaaaaggaaacctTGAAGTTTCTCTCACCTTGTTTACTTGTTCTCGTTGCATTTTTAGGTGGAACTGTCATATGATCTTGTTGGAATAAGTTCCAGCTATTCCATTTTTCTGCATTACGTAGTGgtcttttggttgttgttgttgtaaAAGCATAAAATTATTCAAGCTGAAGGGAAGAACTAAAGGTCTCTGCCCTATGAGACATGTTGGTTCATTTAAGAACATCAATCAAGCCTGAAATACTATGCACGACATATCCACATAACATGTTGGCTCAGTAAACTACTTGCCACTGGGAGTTATTGGAATACCAGAATGTTATCAGTTGGTTGGCTATAGTAGAAATAGAATTAACCGCATGCTTTTTTTCTGCTCAAATTAAGAAAGATCATAGTTGGATTGCTTaagatgatttattttttaaaatgacagCAAGAAACTACATCACTTTCTGCATTAGTTTGTCAAAAAATTGCGTCCAAAGTATTCTTTCATGCCAAGAACAATGTCTCGATAATCTTCCCCAAGCCGGTTCCTTTCTTTTGGATTTAAACCAAACGTTTTATTGTTGAACCAATGATGATACATAAAATTCTTTCAAACTTCCTAGATAGTCTTGCAAACCAGAGGCTATCACTCTTCTCCGTAATTagggaaaagaaaaccaacTGTAAATTAAGCTTCTTATAACTGTGTTGCCAGAAAGATTGCTTAGCTAACTGAAAGTATTACATGATCCTGTAGTAGATTGGACAGAGTCGACAGACACTCTCCACAATAGGACTCATCccatattttaagagaaaaggGGAGGTGGGTGGGGGGAATACTTGCTGTAATCTGTCTAATTCAGGGTTGCCAGCTTATCAAGAGCGATTGCATCACTTACTTTCTAGCAGTAGAAAAAAAGGCTATTCTCAAACATTTGCAGCTTATTTGCAGTTGATTAAACTTCCCTGATTCATTTGAAATAATATGGAATTTTTCtaccttttattttcttccatccGATCTTTACAGACAGATGGTTAAACTTTTTCAGTAACAATTTTCGATGAAAAGAATTGAATAATTTTGCACATCCCTTTGTTCAAAAACTTTAGTCATTGGCGCATCAAGCATAAGGACTGGTATCCAACCCAAAACATGCCAAGGTTAACATGCTTAACTACAATACTGATTTTTAAACACATTAACTAGATTAGTAAATACAcctaataacaaaaaattaacgATATAGTCCAAAAAAGATCATACAAAATAAATTACAGATTGGTTATGGCATATGGATCAAGCATATAAGCACACAAGTTATTACACGAAaaaacataatgacaatcaccagtcatatttaacaaaaataactgcAGCAATCATTCCATTTAAAATGACCGAGTCCAAACTGAATATGAATTTAATAGCATTGACAATCTGCATATTGCATTTATGGACAGATACATGTCAGTGGCTGAAGGGAAATATGAGAGGCAGCAACCATCCTTAcacatttaataaaatataattaatcctTATCGACAATACAATTTATTCAGAAACAGgatctaaaaaatgaaaagaatcatTACAGATTGGACTGTGTTTTTAACCACTACAAGACTATATCATCTTATGTGAAAGGATCACATGATAATAGAGAATGATTGTCAGCATCCTAACCATATGGCTCCCACTTTCCTCAAATCCTGATTAATAACCACCAAATGTTTTGATGTCCTTGATAGCTCGCCAAACCATGATTTAAGGAAGAAGAACCACACAACCCATAATACTATAAACAAGCTCTGAAGGATATAGGTAAGTGGTTATACAGCAACCAGCCTGCATCTTATTCAATGGAGAGAATTTTGAACCACAAAACTTCCCTCTCAATTAATTGATACATATAGTGCAAGTACTGGATGGAAACAATATGATGATCAGattaaaaggagaaaagggagagagagacagagacagacagacagacaaacagcgagagagagaagcagagaGATTAACGAGATGAGATAGGGTAGCAGAAACCTAACATGTACGTAGTGGCATAAGACTTTCTTCTCATATCAATAGCTCCATTTGTCCATGCATACATGGACAGTTAAGGTTCATCTGCAGCACATGAAGCACCtgagaatggaaaaaaaaataacaaaaagttaaaagtgATTCTTAACAGCCCAATAATATCTACAAGAGGAACTAAGCTTACCATTTCAGCAATGCCTTTAAGTTCCAATTCAAGCTTTCTCATAGTCTAAACCATCATGCTTTCTCTTGTTAGTCctagagaaaaaacaaaattgaaccCAACTTTTCTTCTGCTTAACTACTTGTGTTTTAGCTTCCCTATTCGTAACAAGTTCAGCCATGTATTGCACAACAGCCTGGAGAAGACATGAATGGCAGAATCAACCTTTAGTAAAGAAGTAGGCAAGCAAATATGGAAAAAACttaagaacaagaaaatgcCTGAGCTACCTGAGCGCCTTTGTCACACACATGCCTAGGTGGTACCTCCAACGGTGTTCCATCGGCATTAAGAATCTTTAGTTTGGATAACATTGAAAATGAGTCAGGGAGAACTCTTATTTGGTCATTGCTGATATCCAATTCTTCCAGCATCTCAAGGTTGCCAATTGATTTTGGCAAATATTGTAAATCAGCAAAATTGTTTCCAAGGTTTAGCTTCACAATGCTGGTCGACAGGCACAAGCTTTCAGGAACTGATTCAAGTTCATTGAAGCTGACATCAAGTTCCTTCAGCTTTGAAAGTGATGCCATAGTAGTTGGTAATCCTTTTATCTTGTTATAGTGCAAGGTTAAGATCTCCAAAGACTCAAGCTTTCCAATTGCTTCCGGCAGGGCTTTGAGTTGGTTGAAATCAGCATGAAGCTCAACAAGCGAACTACATTGACCAATGGTAAACGGTAGCTCCTCTATCTCATTGGTTTCAATGCTCAATTTTTTCAAgcgaataagctttcctattgTATCAGGTAAGAACGTCAACTGGTTAGAGCTAAGATCAAGGTTCACCAGGCATGATAACTTCCCAATTGAAGGCGGTAATGTAGATAACTGATTTCCATGCAAATCCAGGTCCACTAGACTAAGCAGGTCACCTATGGATTCTGGAAGACTAGCAATCCTGTTTGAGTGGAGATCTAACTTGGTTAAGGAAGATAATCCCCCAATCGTGGTCGGAAGTGCAATAATCCTATTCTCGGACAAATTTAGAGTCAACAAGGTTGAGAGCTTCCCCAAGGAGTCAGGCAGCCAATCAATCACGTCATTCAATTTGCCTTGAAGATCAAGGTCCTTGGTGCCTTTCTTTGAAGAAACCTCAATTAAGCTTGCAAGTTTTATCAGGCTCAACTTCTCGCCACCATCACCTACAAGCAGAAACAATTAGACGAAGAGTTAATACAGCTATCCACGGAATCAGCGAAGACGTCGAAGGTTGAGGTCGCACTTCATGCTCCAGAATTATTTCAgttcaaaataataaataatcaaGGAAAGATGCATCAAAATTAACATTTCAGATCtctatataaaaataacatatctataataaaaaatttagcaGGGAAACGTCCTACAAACCCGAAAGAAAATTTCTCACATTTAACAACAAGCTGCACAACGTTAAcagatttaaaatgaaacacatGCACAGTTAACAAAACCATAA
Coding sequences:
- the LOC116259413 gene encoding plant intracellular Ras-group-related LRR protein 4-like, giving the protein MGSFLESTDGVVEEIMRIHRSLPVRPGLDEVEAAMAVVRNVDKEEQMRLEAISKQRKGQEVPEELFFVLQEMQRNLVFLQSKQQKREALAVLDLERSHILFDDLVQRASRCLPNSADRGGGGSTGASSTQAVSPLDVVAMGVASSSSSSSIPSVRTNNISSGKTSISGRSELLFQTRDDSFVKTAKSSPFVDGIVSVEAPTLRNSALTIQPPSSDGGEKLSLIKLASLIEVSSKKGTKDLDLQGKLNDVIDWLPDSLGKLSTLLTLNLSENRIIALPTTIGGLSSLTKLDLHSNRIASLPESIGDLLSLVDLDLHGNQLSTLPPSIGKLSCLVNLDLSSNQLTFLPDTIGKLIRLKKLSIETNEIEELPFTIGQCSSLVELHADFNQLKALPEAIGKLESLEILTLHYNKIKGLPTTMASLSKLKELDVSFNELESVPESLCLSTSIVKLNLGNNFADLQYLPKSIGNLEMLEELDISNDQIRVLPDSFSMLSKLKILNADGTPLEVPPRHVCDKGAQAVVQYMAELVTNREAKTQVVKQKKSWVQFCFFSRTNKRKHDGLDYEKA